A DNA window from Comamonas fluminis contains the following coding sequences:
- a CDS encoding nuclear transport factor 2 family protein: MSKKRISSLAALSLIAATLALGACSSQPGNAGAGSAVVQIDAAVKAQRNKQSAVTFYDQFFNKHDLTAADRFIGDSYTQHNPRVPNGKAAFVGAFQQIFAQNPQRQSRITQAIADGDLVALHVHTTTGPQDRGVAIVDIFRFDANGKIVEHWDVIQPVPESTASGNSMF, translated from the coding sequence ATGTCCAAAAAACGTATTTCTTCGCTTGCGGCCTTGAGCCTGATTGCTGCCACCCTGGCCCTTGGTGCCTGCTCTAGCCAGCCCGGTAACGCGGGCGCGGGCAGTGCTGTTGTGCAAATCGATGCGGCGGTGAAGGCGCAGCGCAACAAGCAAAGCGCAGTCACGTTCTACGACCAGTTTTTCAACAAGCACGACCTGACGGCGGCAGACCGCTTTATTGGCGACAGCTATACCCAGCACAACCCGCGTGTGCCCAATGGCAAGGCCGCTTTCGTGGGTGCTTTCCAGCAGATTTTTGCGCAAAACCCCCAGCGCCAAAGCCGCATCACACAGGCCATTGCGGATGGCGATCTGGTGGCGCTGCATGTGCACACCACCACCGGCCCGCAGGATCGCGGCGTGGCGATCGTGGATATCTTTCGCTTTGATGCCAACGGCAAGATCGTCGAGCACTGGGATGTGATTCAGCCTGTGCCCGAGTCAACCGCTAGCGGAAACTCAATGTTCTAG
- a CDS encoding tripartite tricarboxylate transporter substrate binding protein, whose amino-acid sequence MSSTSKRRGLVVLAAAVVATACAGLWQARTGTAAMRFEKPITIVVTFPPGGGTDLLARKLGAELQQRIGQTVVVENRPGASGNIGAREVAQAKGDGSTLLMVNSTFAINPGVYRHLDFDPQKDFKAVFNAGTIASVLVVPASSSIHSMADVLAKTSKALPLGFASCGNGTPQHMAGEMLAQAARTHLQHVPYKGCGPAVTAVAAAQVPLGMVTASSAAPLMEAGRIRAIAITAPKRVAQMPQVPVVAEQGLKGFAVQQWHGLLAPAATPDAVVARLNQVLNEIVQQPAMQQALGQQGYSLLEQTPQQFAQQIQADMQRYALLSESLGLKVD is encoded by the coding sequence ATGTCATCGACATCTAAGCGTCGCGGGCTTGTCGTGTTGGCTGCGGCGGTTGTGGCAACGGCCTGTGCTGGCCTGTGGCAGGCCCGCACGGGCACTGCCGCCATGCGCTTTGAAAAGCCCATCACCATTGTTGTGACCTTTCCGCCAGGTGGCGGCACAGACCTGCTGGCACGCAAGCTGGGGGCTGAGCTGCAGCAGCGCATAGGGCAGACGGTGGTGGTGGAAAACCGGCCCGGCGCCAGCGGCAATATCGGTGCGCGTGAAGTGGCGCAGGCCAAGGGCGATGGCAGCACGCTGCTGATGGTCAACAGTACCTTTGCCATCAACCCGGGTGTGTACCGGCATCTGGATTTTGACCCTCAGAAGGACTTCAAGGCCGTGTTCAATGCGGGCACGATTGCATCGGTACTGGTGGTGCCTGCATCCAGCAGCATTCACAGCATGGCCGATGTGCTGGCTAAGACTTCAAAGGCCTTGCCCCTGGGTTTTGCCAGTTGCGGCAATGGCACGCCTCAGCATATGGCGGGTGAGATGCTGGCGCAGGCGGCTCGCACGCACTTGCAGCATGTGCCTTACAAGGGCTGTGGCCCGGCTGTCACAGCGGTGGCTGCCGCTCAGGTTCCGCTAGGCATGGTGACTGCCAGCAGCGCTGCGCCTTTGATGGAGGCGGGGCGGATAAGGGCGATTGCAATTACGGCGCCCAAGCGTGTGGCTCAGATGCCCCAGGTTCCTGTCGTGGCAGAGCAGGGCTTGAAGGGCTTTGCCGTGCAGCAGTGGCATGGCCTGCTGGCACCAGCGGCAACACCTGATGCGGTGGTGGCAAGGCTGAATCAGGTGCTCAATGAGATCGTGCAGCAACCTGCAATGCAGCAGGCGCTGGGCCAGCAGGGCTATAGCTTGCTTGAGCAGACACCGCAGCAGTTTGCGCAGCAGATACAGGCCGATATGCAGCGCTATGCCTTGCTCAGCGAGAGTCTGGGCTTGAAGGTTGATTGA
- a CDS encoding DsbC family protein, producing the protein MKLVACALAAASLTFGMSVHAQDANLKKTLTERIPQLEKIDEVRATPMAGLYEVRTGTDIFYTDAKGNYLIQGELIDTKAKRNLTEDRMTQLTAVDFKQLPLKDAITIVHGKGERKMAVFEDPNCGYCKRFEKDLQSVDNVTIYLFLYPILSPDSAEKSRNIWCAKDPAKAWHEQMLSSKNAAAAQCDPAAIQRNLAFGRKYKITGTPTIVFANNVRVPGAISAAEVEKHLAAAK; encoded by the coding sequence ATGAAACTTGTTGCCTGCGCGCTGGCTGCTGCCAGCCTGACCTTCGGAATGAGCGTTCACGCTCAGGATGCCAATCTCAAGAAGACGCTGACCGAGCGCATTCCCCAGCTCGAAAAAATCGACGAAGTGCGTGCCACGCCCATGGCGGGCCTGTACGAAGTGCGCACGGGCACGGACATCTTCTACACAGATGCCAAGGGCAACTATCTGATTCAGGGTGAGCTGATCGACACCAAGGCCAAGCGCAATCTGACTGAAGACCGCATGACCCAGCTGACGGCGGTGGACTTCAAGCAGCTGCCGCTCAAGGACGCCATCACCATCGTGCACGGCAAGGGCGAGCGCAAGATGGCCGTGTTTGAAGACCCGAACTGCGGCTACTGCAAGCGCTTTGAAAAAGACCTGCAGAGCGTGGATAACGTCACCATCTACCTCTTCCTCTACCCCATCCTGAGCCCCGATTCGGCCGAGAAGTCGCGCAACATCTGGTGCGCCAAGGACCCCGCCAAGGCCTGGCATGAGCAAATGCTCAGCAGCAAGAACGCCGCTGCCGCCCAGTGCGATCCTGCCGCCATCCAGCGCAATCTGGCCTTTGGCCGCAAGTACAAGATCACCGGCACCCCCACCATCGTGTTTGCCAACAATGTGCGCGTTCCCGGCGCCATCTCGGCCGCCGAAGTGGAAAAGCACCTGGCCGCCGCCAAGTAA
- a CDS encoding sensor domain-containing diguanylate cyclase → MAEVSVLGTPSVNAALLQVAVEQSFSAVLITNAAQDEKGPLIQYCNEALCAMTGYTRDELIGQSPRILGGPQTDREVLQRLRECLREGRYFEGRAINYRKNGETYCVEWNISPVRDSNGQICHFVSVQRDISAQVRAEQDLQLLARALNAADEAILLADQQLRVVFVNHAFEELTGYSYAEFKGQSVTLLRSGIHGMDFYRQMEDTVANGRSFRATFVNRHKSGSLYYAEQSVTALRNDAGEITHYVGVSRDVSDAVEREMALREQATRDKLSGLLNRHAGESELKRCQALAVSQGQSYGLILVDIDYFKRVNDQFGHAVGDRVIQMVGKALSDKVRHYDRVVRWGGEEFLVILSNVSVNEALESAERIRSAVAACEDAEAGRLTISLGVGVWQSHETEETLLHRTDCALYRAKERGRNQVALATGM, encoded by the coding sequence ATGGCTGAAGTGAGCGTTTTAGGCACACCGTCTGTCAATGCGGCGCTGTTGCAGGTCGCCGTGGAGCAATCATTCAGTGCAGTGCTGATTACCAATGCGGCGCAGGACGAAAAAGGGCCGCTGATTCAGTACTGCAACGAAGCGCTGTGCGCCATGACGGGTTATACCCGCGATGAGCTGATAGGGCAGTCGCCCCGCATTCTGGGCGGGCCGCAAACCGATCGCGAGGTATTGCAGCGACTGCGCGAGTGCTTGCGCGAAGGGCGCTATTTTGAAGGCCGCGCCATCAATTACCGAAAGAATGGCGAAACCTATTGCGTGGAGTGGAATATCTCCCCCGTGCGCGACAGCAATGGGCAGATATGCCATTTTGTGTCGGTGCAGCGCGATATTTCTGCCCAGGTGCGGGCCGAGCAGGATTTGCAACTGCTGGCGCGGGCGCTGAATGCGGCGGATGAAGCGATTTTGCTGGCAGACCAGCAGTTGCGAGTCGTCTTTGTCAACCATGCCTTCGAGGAACTGACCGGCTATTCCTATGCCGAGTTCAAGGGCCAGTCTGTCACGCTGCTGCGCTCAGGCATTCACGGGATGGATTTTTACCGGCAGATGGAAGACACCGTGGCCAATGGCCGGAGTTTTCGGGCCACGTTCGTCAATCGCCATAAAAGTGGCAGCCTGTACTACGCAGAGCAAAGCGTGACGGCTTTGCGCAACGATGCGGGTGAAATCACCCACTATGTGGGTGTGTCCAGAGATGTGAGCGATGCGGTTGAGCGCGAAATGGCACTGCGCGAGCAGGCTACCCGGGACAAGCTCAGCGGGCTGCTCAACCGCCATGCGGGCGAGTCCGAACTCAAGCGCTGCCAGGCGCTGGCGGTTTCTCAAGGGCAGTCGTATGGGTTGATTCTGGTCGATATCGATTATTTCAAGCGCGTGAACGATCAGTTTGGCCATGCCGTGGGCGACCGGGTGATTCAGATGGTGGGCAAAGCCCTGTCTGACAAGGTGCGCCATTACGACCGGGTGGTGCGCTGGGGCGGTGAGGAGTTTCTGGTCATCCTCTCGAACGTGAGTGTGAATGAAGCGCTGGAGTCTGCCGAGCGCATTCGCAGTGCCGTGGCGGCGTGCGAGGATGCCGAGGCTGGGCGTCTTACCATCTCGCTGGGCGTGGGGGTGTGGCAATCGCATGAAACCGAGGAGACGCTGCTGCACCGCACCGATTGCGCGCTGTACCGGGCCAAGGAGCGTGGACGAAACCAGGTGGCGTTGGCTACAGGCATGTAA
- a CDS encoding FAD-dependent monooxygenase produces the protein MAQTFDVCIRGAGIVGRTLALLLARERLRVALVAPAQPRSQHKDVRAYALNASSRAVLQSLRCWPDDEDATPVLGMQVFGDLDGQVQFDAASQDVEALAWIVDVPALEQRLSEAVRYQPQVEIVKEPVEAALTAVCEGRASSTRTEFGVDFSVTPYFQHAIATRLRCEISHGGIARQWFTPEGILAFLPMGGTEGHEVAVVWSLEKSLVPEWLDSDEESFTTRLQAISQNALGQLELTAERATWPLQQAVADRWCGPLTQNSTQSWVLAGDAAHNVHPLAGQGLNLGLGDVQALARILQERDYWRSPADLKLLRQYERERKASLAPMGLAMDGLQQLFARPEVPVQMLRNWGMKGFERSGPIKSWMARQAMGLL, from the coding sequence ATGGCGCAAACCTTTGATGTATGTATTCGCGGAGCCGGCATTGTGGGCCGGACCTTGGCTCTTTTGCTGGCGCGTGAGCGTCTGCGCGTGGCGCTGGTCGCCCCTGCGCAACCCAGATCCCAGCACAAGGATGTGCGCGCCTATGCGCTCAACGCCAGTTCCAGAGCCGTACTGCAGTCGCTGCGCTGCTGGCCTGATGATGAAGACGCCACGCCCGTGCTGGGCATGCAAGTGTTTGGCGATCTGGATGGACAGGTGCAGTTTGATGCCGCATCGCAGGATGTGGAGGCTCTGGCCTGGATTGTCGATGTGCCCGCGCTGGAGCAGCGTCTGTCCGAGGCCGTGCGCTATCAGCCCCAGGTGGAAATTGTCAAAGAGCCGGTGGAAGCCGCCCTCACCGCCGTCTGTGAAGGCCGCGCCAGCAGCACGCGCACCGAATTTGGCGTGGATTTCTCCGTCACCCCCTATTTCCAGCATGCCATTGCCACGCGCCTGCGCTGTGAGATCTCTCATGGCGGCATTGCCCGCCAGTGGTTCACGCCCGAAGGCATCCTCGCCTTCCTGCCCATGGGCGGCACCGAGGGCCATGAGGTCGCCGTGGTCTGGTCGCTGGAAAAATCTCTGGTGCCCGAATGGCTGGACAGCGATGAAGAAAGCTTTACCACGCGCCTGCAAGCCATCAGCCAGAACGCGCTGGGCCAGCTGGAGCTGACGGCCGAGCGCGCCACCTGGCCGCTGCAGCAGGCCGTAGCTGACCGCTGGTGCGGCCCGCTGACCCAGAATTCCACCCAAAGCTGGGTGCTGGCAGGCGACGCCGCCCACAATGTGCACCCACTGGCAGGCCAGGGCCTGAACCTGGGCCTGGGCGATGTGCAGGCGCTGGCGCGCATTCTGCAAGAGCGCGACTACTGGCGCAGCCCCGCCGACCTGAAGCTGCTGCGCCAATATGAGCGCGAGCGCAAGGCGTCTCTCGCCCCCATGGGTCTGGCCATGGATGGCCTGCAGCAGCTGTTTGCCCGCCCCGAAGTGCCTGTGCAGATGCTGCGCAACTGGGGCATGAAAGGCTTTGAGCGCAGCGGCCCGATCAAGTCCTGGATGGCCAGGCAAGCCATGGGCCTGCTCTGA
- the nadC gene encoding carboxylating nicotinate-nucleotide diphosphorylase: MSINKIAALPVSPLPDVMLEPLVRMALLEDLGRAGDLTTDTIVPADATDELRLVARQEGVLAGLDLARLAFTLMDGQMQFEVSCSDGTLLQPGTEIACIRGKSRAMLTAERTALNYLCHLSGVATATHSIAEAIKSFGTRVTCTRKTMPGLRSLQKYAVRVGGGSNHRFGLDDAVLIKDNHIALAGDLATAVGRARAGVGHMVKIELEVDTLAQLDMALSLGVDVVLLDNMSLDDLRTAVGMCKGRAITEASGRITPETAPAVAATGVGQIAVGWLTHSARVLDIGLDV, translated from the coding sequence ATGAGCATTAATAAAATCGCCGCCTTGCCCGTTTCACCCCTGCCCGATGTGATGCTGGAGCCGCTGGTGCGCATGGCCTTGCTGGAAGACCTGGGCCGCGCGGGGGACCTGACCACAGACACCATTGTGCCTGCCGACGCAACGGACGAATTGCGTCTGGTGGCTCGCCAGGAGGGCGTGCTGGCAGGCCTTGATCTGGCGCGTCTGGCATTTACGCTGATGGATGGGCAGATGCAGTTCGAAGTCAGCTGCAGCGATGGCACGCTGCTCCAACCGGGCACGGAAATCGCCTGCATTCGCGGCAAAAGCCGCGCCATGCTGACGGCCGAGCGCACTGCGCTCAACTACCTCTGCCATTTAAGCGGTGTGGCCACAGCCACGCATTCGATTGCCGAGGCCATCAAGTCCTTTGGCACCCGCGTGACTTGCACGCGCAAGACCATGCCGGGCCTGCGTTCGCTGCAAAAGTACGCGGTGCGCGTGGGCGGCGGCAGCAATCACCGCTTTGGTCTGGATGATGCCGTGCTCATCAAGGACAACCACATTGCCTTGGCCGGAGATCTGGCTACAGCCGTGGGCCGGGCGCGGGCGGGCGTGGGCCATATGGTCAAGATTGAGCTGGAGGTGGACACGCTGGCGCAGCTGGATATGGCGCTGTCGCTGGGTGTGGATGTGGTGCTGCTGGACAACATGAGTCTGGACGATTTGCGCACTGCTGTGGGCATGTGCAAGGGGCGGGCGATTACCGAAGCCTCGGGCCGCATCACACCTGAAACCGCCCCTGCTGTGGCTGCCACGGGCGTGGGCCAGATCGCCGTGGGCTGGCTGACGCATAGCGCCAGGGTGCTGGATATTGGCCTGGATGTATGA
- the ychF gene encoding redox-regulated ATPase YchF: protein MSLKCGIVGLPNVGKSTLFNALTKAGIAAENYPFCTIEPNTGVVEVPDPRLDQLSEIVKPERIVPAIVEFVDIAGLVAGASKGEGLGNQFLAHIRETDAIVNVVRCFEDPNVIHVANKVDPIADIEVIQTELCLADMATVEKAINRYSKAAKSGNDKEAAKLVSLLTPILEALNAGKPARVVPVSKEDAPLLKPFCLITAKPAMFVGNVSEDGFENNPLLDQLKAYAEAQGAPVVAICAKIEAEMSEMDDADRDMFLEELGLEEPGLNRLIRAGFKLLGLQTYFTAGEKEVRAWTVRVGATAPQAAGVIHGDFERGFIRAQTIAFEDYIQYKGEQGAKDAGKMRAEGKEYIVKDGDVLNFLFNV, encoded by the coding sequence ATGAGCCTCAAATGCGGCATCGTTGGCCTGCCCAACGTGGGCAAGTCCACTCTTTTCAACGCGCTGACCAAGGCGGGCATTGCTGCTGAAAATTACCCCTTCTGCACCATTGAACCCAATACCGGTGTGGTGGAAGTGCCTGATCCCCGTCTGGATCAGCTGTCCGAGATCGTCAAGCCCGAGCGCATTGTTCCCGCCATCGTGGAATTTGTGGACATCGCCGGTCTGGTGGCTGGCGCTTCCAAGGGCGAAGGTCTGGGCAACCAGTTCCTGGCCCACATCCGCGAAACCGACGCTATCGTCAACGTGGTGCGCTGCTTTGAAGACCCCAACGTGATCCACGTGGCCAACAAGGTGGACCCGATTGCCGACATCGAAGTCATTCAGACCGAGCTGTGCCTGGCCGATATGGCCACGGTGGAAAAGGCTATCAACCGCTATAGCAAGGCCGCCAAGTCGGGTAACGACAAGGAAGCCGCCAAGCTGGTTTCCCTGCTGACCCCCATTCTGGAAGCGCTCAACGCTGGCAAGCCTGCCCGCGTGGTGCCGGTGTCCAAGGAAGACGCGCCCCTGCTCAAGCCTTTCTGCCTGATCACCGCCAAGCCTGCCATGTTTGTGGGCAACGTCAGCGAAGACGGCTTTGAAAACAACCCCCTGCTGGACCAGCTCAAGGCCTATGCCGAAGCCCAGGGCGCCCCTGTGGTGGCCATCTGCGCCAAGATCGAAGCCGAAATGTCCGAAATGGACGATGCTGACCGCGACATGTTCCTGGAAGAGCTGGGTCTGGAAGAGCCGGGCCTGAACCGCCTGATTCGCGCTGGCTTCAAGCTGCTGGGTCTGCAAACCTATTTCACCGCTGGTGAAAAGGAAGTGCGCGCCTGGACCGTGCGCGTGGGCGCCACCGCACCTCAGGCTGCTGGCGTGATTCACGGCGACTTCGAGCGCGGCTTCATCCGTGCCCAGACCATCGCGTTTGAAGACTACATCCAGTACAAGGGCGAGCAGGGCGCCAAGGATGCCGGCAAGATGCGCGCTGAAGGCAAGGAATACATCGTCAAGGATGGCGATGTGCTGAACTTCCTGTTCAACGTCTAA
- a CDS encoding NUDIX hydrolase, giving the protein MIGSNEFTAHSVQADLVAVLVAVTGGQPRILTTRSGLALPAGPFTSNHRSLQASLRAWVETQTHHPLGFVEQLYTFADRDRSQELGMRAISISYLALTRELDEAGQAQPGWQDWYRYFPWEDWREGMPAVVQEKIAPALQDWSEAASDSVARSARWQRAAMTFGLGDHEWNEELVLQRYELLFEAGFVAESWRDGAPAPAAQLLPGMAMSNDHRRILATGMARLRAKIKYRPVVFELMPEEFSLLQLQQAVEALAGRCLHKQNFRRLIEQQALVEETGQMTAAGAGRPAKLFRFQRNVMLERAIAGNKLPLARDH; this is encoded by the coding sequence TTGATCGGTTCGAACGAATTCACAGCCCATTCAGTGCAGGCCGATCTGGTGGCGGTTCTGGTGGCCGTCACCGGCGGACAGCCTCGCATTCTGACCACCCGCTCAGGGCTGGCGCTGCCTGCCGGGCCGTTCACCAGCAATCACCGCTCGCTGCAGGCCAGCCTGCGGGCCTGGGTGGAGACACAAACCCACCATCCGCTGGGTTTTGTGGAGCAGCTCTACACATTTGCAGACCGCGACCGCTCGCAGGAGCTGGGCATGCGCGCCATCTCCATCAGCTATCTGGCGCTGACGCGCGAGCTCGATGAGGCGGGGCAGGCCCAGCCGGGCTGGCAGGACTGGTACCGCTACTTCCCCTGGGAAGACTGGCGCGAAGGCATGCCTGCCGTGGTGCAGGAAAAAATTGCGCCTGCACTGCAGGATTGGAGCGAGGCTGCTTCAGATAGCGTAGCTAGAAGCGCACGCTGGCAAAGGGCTGCAATGACTTTTGGCCTGGGTGACCATGAGTGGAACGAAGAGCTGGTGCTGCAGCGCTATGAGCTGCTGTTCGAGGCCGGTTTTGTCGCCGAATCCTGGCGCGACGGTGCACCTGCACCTGCCGCGCAGTTGTTGCCGGGCATGGCCATGAGCAACGACCATCGCCGCATTCTGGCCACCGGCATGGCGCGGCTGCGCGCCAAGATCAAATACCGCCCCGTGGTGTTTGAGCTGATGCCCGAGGAATTCTCGCTGCTGCAGCTGCAGCAGGCGGTGGAAGCTTTGGCCGGGCGCTGCCTGCACAAGCAGAACTTTCGCCGCCTGATTGAGCAGCAGGCGCTGGTCGAAGAAACCGGCCAGATGACAGCGGCTGGCGCAGGGCGCCCGGCCAAGCTGTTTCGTTTTCAGCGCAATGTGATGCTGGAGCGCGCCATTGCAGGCAACAAGCTGCCGCTGGCAAGAGATCACTGA
- a CDS encoding MOSC domain-containing protein: MDELDYDVAGQIDQLWIFPIKSCAGISVPQARLMRHGLQWDRHWMVVDADGEFLTQRSHPRMVLIRPEITEEHLVLHAPGHSALQIPLLAQGQACKATVWSDTVQARDLGEWALPAQQWLSKVLEADCRLVRFDPAQPRQASDRWVKKGDAPVHFADGYPLLILSQAAVDDLNQRLARNGAAAVDARRFRPNIVISGLEAHDEDRVEQLDLLGQSGLSLRPCKPCTRCPIPDIDPDTAIPGDAVGNEIFQYRQDPRMDGAITFGMNAVVQGLPQEAGASVLLTVGQRLGGQLCFE; this comes from the coding sequence ATGGATGAGCTTGACTATGACGTCGCGGGCCAGATCGATCAGTTGTGGATTTTTCCGATCAAGTCCTGTGCGGGCATTTCCGTGCCGCAGGCCCGTTTGATGCGCCATGGCCTGCAGTGGGACAGGCACTGGATGGTGGTTGATGCCGATGGCGAATTCCTCACCCAGCGCAGCCACCCGCGCATGGTGCTGATTCGCCCGGAAATCACGGAGGAGCACCTGGTTCTGCATGCGCCCGGTCACAGTGCTTTGCAGATTCCGCTGCTGGCACAGGGGCAGGCCTGCAAAGCGACGGTCTGGAGCGATACGGTGCAGGCCAGGGACCTGGGCGAGTGGGCGCTGCCTGCCCAGCAGTGGCTCAGCAAAGTACTGGAGGCCGATTGCCGACTGGTGCGCTTTGACCCGGCCCAGCCACGCCAGGCCAGCGACCGCTGGGTGAAAAAGGGCGATGCGCCCGTGCATTTTGCGGATGGCTACCCGCTGCTGATCCTCAGTCAGGCGGCGGTGGATGATCTGAACCAGCGCCTTGCTCGCAATGGCGCGGCTGCCGTGGATGCGCGCCGCTTTCGTCCGAATATCGTGATTTCTGGCCTGGAAGCCCATGATGAGGACAGAGTGGAGCAACTGGACCTGCTGGGCCAGTCCGGCTTGAGCCTGCGCCCTTGCAAGCCATGCACCCGCTGCCCCATCCCTGATATTGACCCCGACACCGCAATACCTGGCGATGCGGTTGGAAATGAAATTTTTCAATACCGCCAAGACCCCAGAATGGATGGAGCAATCACTTTCGGCATGAACGCCGTCGTTCAAGGATTGCCACAGGAGGCGGGCGCCAGCGTTCTGCTGACCGTCGGTCAGCGGCTGGGCGGACAACTTTGCTTTGAATGA
- a CDS encoding LysR family transcriptional regulator, translated as MKLATLNALIAAVEDGSLRSAARRVGLSQPALTKTIRELELELGAELLQRSSRGVTPTAQGRLLYEHALRATRELGSAVTAIRQMNGQMVGEVHIGAVPLAVMLLIPETLRTFGQEFPQIRLRVSEELYVEPLHSLRSEEVDVTVGGIPADLPAGEFMVERLLQTTMVPTVRKGSRWLKAKELRDLQDARWVLTGASGESGYAKLLFAQHGLPPPHVGALVNSTLALLSLVVSGDCIALMPEQIARGALAAAHISIIPIRERGLPLEVGAIMRSNAMLSPVLRQLTAHLHRAAHHVQKI; from the coding sequence ATGAAACTTGCCACCTTGAATGCCTTGATTGCTGCCGTTGAAGATGGCAGCCTGCGCTCAGCCGCAAGGCGCGTGGGCCTGTCTCAGCCTGCGCTGACCAAAACCATCCGCGAGCTGGAACTGGAGCTGGGTGCCGAGCTGCTGCAGCGCAGCTCTCGCGGCGTCACGCCCACGGCGCAGGGCCGCCTGCTGTACGAACATGCGCTCAGAGCCACGCGCGAGCTGGGCAGCGCCGTCACCGCCATACGCCAGATGAATGGGCAAATGGTGGGCGAGGTACATATCGGTGCCGTGCCGCTGGCCGTGATGCTGCTGATTCCCGAAACCCTGCGCACCTTTGGCCAGGAATTTCCGCAAATTCGCCTACGCGTGAGTGAGGAGCTTTATGTGGAGCCGCTGCACAGCCTGCGCAGCGAAGAAGTGGATGTGACCGTAGGCGGCATTCCCGCCGACCTGCCTGCCGGTGAGTTCATGGTCGAGCGCCTGCTGCAGACCACCATGGTGCCCACGGTACGCAAGGGCAGCCGCTGGCTCAAGGCCAAGGAATTGCGTGATCTTCAGGATGCCCGCTGGGTGCTGACTGGCGCCAGCGGCGAGTCAGGCTACGCCAAGCTGCTGTTTGCCCAGCATGGCCTGCCGCCACCCCATGTGGGGGCACTGGTCAACTCCACACTGGCTCTGCTGTCGCTGGTGGTCTCGGGCGACTGCATCGCCCTCATGCCAGAGCAGATTGCACGCGGTGCGCTGGCGGCAGCGCATATCTCCATCATTCCCATCCGCGAGCGCGGCCTGCCACTGGAAGTTGGAGCCATCATGCGCAGCAACGCCATGCTGTCACCGGTGCTGCGCCAGCTCACGGCGCACCTGCATCGCGCTGCGCACCATGTGCAAAAAATTTAG
- a CDS encoding gallate dioxygenase, whose amino-acid sequence MAQIIGAIAASHTPTIGFAVDANKQQDPVWAPIFEGFEPVQQWIKQRKPDVLFMIYNDHVTSFFFDHYSAFALGVGEKYEVADEGGGARDLPAIGGHSALARHIGQSLMSEEFDMSFFQDKALDHGCFSPLSVMCDKTEQGWPLQIVPLQVGVLQFPVPSGRRCYKLGQALRRAIESYPEDLKVAIVATGGLSHQVHGERAGFNNQPWDQEFLQLIEKDPEYLASLTQAELAELGGMEGAEVIMWLIMRGALSANVRKVHQSYYLPSMTGIAVAIYENEAQQQPLPGPIARHQARMALELAGAEKLAGSYPFTLERSVKAYRLNRYLHELIHPEFRSAFRADEEATYAQAGLTAEEQELVRSRNWRGLIHYGVIFFMLEKLGAVIGVSNLHIYAAMRGQSLEEFQKTRNAPNALYSVAGKEGLARIADGFKATAQ is encoded by the coding sequence ATGGCACAGATCATTGGCGCAATTGCCGCCTCGCATACCCCGACCATCGGCTTTGCTGTCGATGCCAACAAACAGCAGGACCCCGTTTGGGCGCCCATTTTCGAGGGCTTTGAGCCCGTGCAGCAATGGATCAAACAGCGCAAGCCCGATGTGCTGTTCATGATCTACAACGACCACGTGACTTCATTCTTCTTCGACCACTACTCGGCGTTTGCGCTGGGCGTGGGCGAAAAGTACGAAGTGGCCGATGAAGGCGGCGGCGCACGCGATTTGCCTGCCATCGGTGGCCACAGTGCGCTGGCACGCCATATTGGCCAGTCGCTGATGAGCGAAGAGTTCGATATGTCCTTTTTCCAGGACAAGGCACTGGACCATGGCTGCTTCTCGCCGCTGTCCGTGATGTGCGACAAGACAGAGCAGGGCTGGCCGCTGCAGATCGTGCCGCTGCAGGTGGGGGTGCTGCAGTTTCCCGTGCCATCGGGCCGCCGCTGCTACAAGCTGGGCCAGGCGCTGCGTCGCGCCATCGAAAGCTATCCCGAAGACCTCAAGGTCGCCATTGTGGCGACGGGCGGCCTGTCGCACCAAGTGCATGGTGAGCGTGCAGGCTTCAACAACCAGCCCTGGGATCAGGAGTTTTTGCAGCTGATCGAAAAAGACCCTGAGTATCTGGCTTCGCTCACGCAGGCAGAACTGGCAGAGCTGGGCGGCATGGAAGGTGCTGAAGTCATCATGTGGCTCATCATGCGCGGTGCGCTCTCGGCCAATGTGCGCAAGGTGCATCAGAGCTATTACCTGCCCTCCATGACGGGCATTGCCGTCGCCATCTATGAAAACGAGGCCCAGCAGCAGCCCTTGCCCGGCCCGATTGCGCGGCACCAGGCCCGCATGGCGCTGGAGCTGGCGGGAGCGGAAAAGCTGGCGGGCAGCTATCCGTTCACGCTGGAGCGCAGCGTCAAGGCCTACCGCCTCAACCGCTATCTGCATGAACTCATCCATCCCGAATTTCGCAGCGCCTTCCGTGCTGACGAAGAAGCCACTTATGCGCAAGCCGGTCTCACTGCCGAGGAGCAGGAGCTGGTGCGCAGCCGCAACTGGCGCGGACTGATTCACTATGGCGTGATCTTTTTCATGCTGGAAAAACTGGGCGCGGTTATCGGCGTCTCCAATCTGCATATCTATGCGGCCATGCGTGGCCAGAGCCTGGAGGAGTTTCAGAAAACACGCAATGCGCCCAACGCGCTGTATTCCGTGGCCGGCAAGGAAGGGCTGGCGCGGATTGCCGATGGCTTCAAGGCCACGGCTCAGTAA